One genomic segment of Desulfocapsa sulfexigens DSM 10523 includes these proteins:
- the dnaJ gene encoding molecular chaperone DnaJ, giving the protein MQKCYYEVLSVSKDADGSTIKKAYRKLAMKYHPDRNPDDKAAEESFKECTEAYEVLSDLQKRKIYDTYGHEGLKSSGYQGPSNFEDMFSGLGDLFGDLFGGGRGRSRRNGPQPGNDLRYDIEITFMEAVHGLAKEVAINKRDTCWTCEGSGCRPGHKRQTCPSCNGRGQVIRSQGFFQVSSTCPQCHGEGEIVTEPCGDCNGSGLVEKSKKVSLKIPAGVDTGAQMRLRGEGEGGRRGGPTGDLYVVIHVQEHEFFKRDRQTIYCEFPVSMVQAALGCKVDVPTIHGKKKLSIPAGSQSGERFTLKKEGVPSLRGGVRGDMIVQLQVKTPTNLCDEQKKVLENFDELCQKHGQHKENEGFFSKLFHEVLGKKES; this is encoded by the coding sequence CAAAAAAGCCTACCGTAAGCTCGCCATGAAATATCATCCGGATCGTAATCCCGATGATAAGGCTGCAGAGGAATCGTTTAAAGAATGCACCGAGGCTTATGAGGTGCTCAGCGATCTTCAAAAAAGAAAAATCTATGATACCTATGGCCATGAAGGTCTGAAAAGCAGTGGATATCAGGGGCCGAGCAACTTTGAAGATATGTTTTCTGGCCTGGGAGATCTCTTTGGAGATCTCTTTGGTGGCGGAAGGGGACGTAGCCGTCGTAACGGACCGCAACCCGGAAACGATCTCCGCTACGATATCGAAATTACCTTTATGGAGGCCGTGCACGGTCTTGCCAAAGAGGTGGCTATAAACAAGCGTGATACCTGCTGGACCTGTGAGGGCAGTGGCTGTCGTCCAGGTCATAAACGTCAGACCTGCCCAAGTTGTAATGGACGCGGTCAGGTTATTCGATCCCAGGGCTTTTTTCAGGTTTCTTCAACATGCCCGCAGTGTCATGGTGAGGGGGAGATCGTGACCGAACCCTGTGGTGATTGCAATGGAAGCGGCCTGGTGGAGAAAAGTAAAAAGGTTTCTTTGAAAATTCCAGCTGGCGTTGATACCGGGGCTCAGATGCGTCTTCGTGGAGAAGGTGAAGGTGGGCGCCGTGGCGGTCCAACCGGCGATCTCTATGTTGTTATTCATGTCCAGGAACATGAGTTTTTTAAACGTGATCGGCAGACTATCTACTGTGAGTTTCCTGTCTCCATGGTTCAGGCGGCACTTGGTTGTAAGGTGGATGTTCCGACGATCCACGGGAAGAAGAAGTTGAGCATCCCGGCAGGAAGTCAATCCGGTGAGCGCTTTACTCTGAAAAAAGAAGGTGTTCCCAGTCTGCGTGGTGGTGTTCGTGGTGATATGATTGTGCAGTTACAGGTGAAGACACCAACGAATCTCTGTGATGAACAGAAAAAGGTCCTGGAAAACTTTGATGAACTCTGCCAGAAACATGGGCAACACAAAGAAAACGAGGGGTTCTTTAGCAAACTTTTTCATGAAGTATTGGGGAAAAAGGAATCCTGA
- the galT gene encoding galactose-1-phosphate uridylyltransferase translates to MPELRKDPVLGRWIIIARERGKRPSDFVIVESPGSGGFCPLCPGNENTTPNEVLAYGRESNIINSPGWKVRVVPNKYPALVIEGDLNREGEGLYDKMNGIGAHEVVVESPNHDDVFSELPSEHMIMIFKAFQVRIKDLEHDDRFRYVLVFKNYGKAAGASLEHSHSQLVALPVLPRKIESELAGALTYYNYKERCVYCDIISQELKQDIRVVCKNEYFITITPFAPRTPFEMWILPIRHSSAYHEQDDRQLASLAEIFSESLCRLDACIPKVPYNFVLHTQPLRSPHMDHFHWHFEIVPKLTSIAGFEWGSGFYINPMPPEEAASYLRESLERIS, encoded by the coding sequence ATGCCGGAATTAAGAAAAGATCCAGTCCTCGGTCGATGGATTATCATTGCCAGGGAACGTGGGAAGCGACCTTCGGATTTTGTTATTGTTGAATCACCGGGTAGCGGTGGTTTTTGCCCTCTTTGTCCCGGCAATGAAAATACTACCCCCAATGAAGTACTGGCTTATGGCCGTGAAAGTAATATTATCAATTCTCCCGGTTGGAAGGTCCGGGTGGTGCCGAACAAATATCCGGCTCTGGTGATTGAGGGAGATCTTAACCGCGAAGGTGAAGGACTCTATGATAAGATGAATGGGATCGGTGCCCATGAAGTTGTCGTGGAATCCCCCAACCACGATGATGTTTTTTCTGAGTTACCCTCAGAACATATGATCATGATTTTTAAGGCTTTTCAGGTTCGTATTAAAGATCTTGAACATGATGACCGATTTCGCTATGTCCTGGTTTTTAAAAACTACGGTAAGGCCGCCGGTGCCTCTCTGGAACATTCCCATTCACAGCTTGTAGCACTTCCGGTACTACCGAGAAAAATAGAATCGGAGCTGGCGGGTGCTTTAACGTATTATAATTATAAAGAACGTTGTGTATATTGTGACATTATCAGTCAGGAGCTGAAACAGGACATTCGAGTGGTTTGTAAGAATGAATATTTTATAACCATTACTCCCTTTGCTCCGAGAACTCCTTTTGAGATGTGGATTTTACCCATCCGTCACTCCTCTGCCTACCATGAGCAGGATGATAGACAACTGGCATCTCTCGCCGAAATATTTTCAGAAAGCCTTTGCCGGCTTGATGCCTGCATCCCCAAAGTTCCTTATAATTTTGTACTTCATACACAACCTCTGCGTTCACCGCACATGGATCATTTCCATTGGCATTTTGAGATTGTACCCAAGCTCACATCCATTGCAGGTTTTGAATGGGGCTCGGGATTCTATATTAACCCCATGCCGCCCGAAGAAGCTGCCTCCTACCTGCGGGAGTCACTGGAGCGAATATCTTAG
- a CDS encoding response regulator — MKKILLVDDEEGIQMLYREELEDEGYEVISAYTGEEGIQKFKEESPDLVILDIQMPGMNGIETLRQMKMENPKLPVILSSAYNEYKQDLGAWASDEYVVKSSNINDLKEAVRKHLS; from the coding sequence ATGAAAAAAATCTTACTTGTTGATGACGAAGAAGGTATCCAGATGCTCTATCGTGAAGAGCTCGAAGATGAGGGATACGAAGTGATTTCAGCCTATACGGGTGAGGAAGGTATCCAGAAATTTAAAGAGGAGTCTCCCGATCTGGTGATCCTCGATATTCAGATGCCTGGGATGAATGGGATTGAAACACTACGTCAGATGAAAATGGAAAATCCCAAGTTGCCTGTTATCCTGAGTTCTGCATATAACGAGTATAAGCAGGATCTTGGAGCCTGGGCTTCCGACGAGTATGTGGTGAAATCATCCAATATTAATGATCTGAAAGAAGCTGTACGTAAACACCTCTCTTAG
- a CDS encoding GTP cyclohydrolase I FolE2 produces MKDIQNQEDHRRINIKKVGVKTISYPVTVLDKARSKQHTVASVNMYVNLPHHFKGTHMSRFVEILNRFHGAIDIGKFHDILAEMKTKLEAEAAHIEMSFAYFLANKLGDPETLKSRRYECCMHGSLEVVDDLEFRIEVPVSLALAKKTGQGLPRSLGHWGRAVVAVKFKNFIWIEDLIALVETVIEGERNMAPIQGENSMSVESLTRRIAGSLREEEAIKEFSVKVENLAEGYSTFATMDSYS; encoded by the coding sequence ATGAAAGATATCCAGAATCAGGAGGATCACCGCCGCATTAATATCAAGAAGGTGGGGGTGAAGACCATCTCCTATCCTGTCACAGTCCTTGATAAAGCTCGTTCTAAACAGCACACCGTTGCTTCAGTGAACATGTATGTGAATCTTCCCCATCATTTTAAGGGAACACATATGAGCCGCTTTGTTGAGATTCTCAATCGTTTTCATGGGGCAATTGATATCGGGAAATTCCATGATATTCTTGCAGAAATGAAGACTAAGCTTGAGGCCGAAGCTGCTCATATTGAAATGTCTTTTGCGTACTTTCTCGCCAATAAGCTGGGAGATCCTGAGACCTTGAAATCGAGAAGGTATGAGTGCTGCATGCACGGTTCTCTTGAAGTGGTGGATGATCTTGAATTCCGGATTGAAGTTCCGGTCTCTCTGGCACTTGCTAAAAAAACAGGTCAGGGCTTGCCACGTTCTCTTGGACATTGGGGGCGTGCTGTTGTTGCAGTTAAATTTAAGAATTTTATCTGGATTGAGGATCTGATTGCTCTTGTTGAGACCGTTATTGAAGGAGAGCGTAATATGGCGCCCATTCAGGGAGAAAACAGTATGTCTGTTGAGTCTCTGACTCGTCGAATAGCCGGGAGTCTTCGAGAGGAAGAGGCGATCAAAGAATTTTCGGTAAAAGTTGAAAATCTCGCAGAGGGCTATTCCACATTTGCCACCATGGACTCTTACTCGTAA
- the moaC gene encoding cyclic pyranopterin monophosphate synthase MoaC: MKENQGQELTHFDADGNAIMVDVSRKLDTERVATASGKITLSQDAYDRVKSGSMAKGDVLGVARVAGIMAAKKVDSLIPLCHPLAVTKITIDFVYHDDLRQIEIVAVVGITGKTGVEMEALTAVSITALTIYDMCKAIDKAMVISDICLEKKTGGKSGTFIRPE, encoded by the coding sequence ATGAAAGAAAATCAGGGACAGGAGTTGACTCATTTTGATGCTGATGGCAATGCCATAATGGTGGACGTCAGCAGGAAGCTTGATACTGAACGTGTGGCAACGGCAAGCGGGAAAATTACCCTGTCGCAGGATGCCTATGATCGAGTAAAAAGTGGTTCCATGGCCAAGGGGGATGTGCTTGGAGTGGCACGTGTTGCTGGAATAATGGCAGCAAAAAAAGTGGATAGTCTGATTCCTCTTTGTCACCCCCTTGCAGTAACAAAAATTACTATAGATTTTGTGTATCATGATGACCTTCGTCAGATTGAGATCGTGGCAGTTGTCGGCATTACCGGTAAAACTGGTGTGGAGATGGAAGCGCTCACAGCTGTTTCAATAACTGCATTGACCATCTATGATATGTGTAAGGCTATAGATAAGGCAATGGTTATCAGTGATATTTGTTTGGAGAAGAAAACTGGTGGTAAGAGCGGGACATTTATTCGACCTGAGTGA
- the dksA gene encoding RNA polymerase-binding protein DksA translates to MEHKVLDSFRKQLEEKRADILKEAERTLAELNDQSGNIPDPNDRASAESGRSFELRIRQREQKLLSKIEEALQRIEDGNFGECDSCGELIGLKRLEARPVTTLCIECKTAQESKEKSLRK, encoded by the coding sequence ATGGAACATAAAGTACTGGATAGCTTCCGAAAGCAACTTGAGGAAAAACGAGCAGATATTCTGAAGGAAGCAGAAAGGACATTGGCTGAGTTGAATGATCAGTCTGGAAACATTCCGGACCCTAACGACCGTGCCAGTGCAGAATCGGGTCGTAGTTTTGAACTTAGAATAAGACAGAGGGAGCAGAAACTGCTTTCAAAAATTGAAGAGGCCCTGCAGAGAATCGAAGATGGCAATTTCGGGGAATGTGACAGCTGCGGAGAACTTATTGGCTTGAAGAGACTAGAGGCCAGGCCGGTCACCACTCTCTGTATTGAGTGTAAAACTGCCCAGGAATCAAAGGAAAAGTCTTTAAGGAAATAG